ATAAACAAACAACTTAAATTTTCTCTTCGAAGGCAATAATCGCTTATTAGTTTTTCAAATTTTTCTAAATCTGATTTTGAACTCTTTGCATAACCATATCCGGGTAAATCTACTAAATGCCATCTTTCATTAATGAGAAAAAAATTGAGCAATTTGGTTTTACCGGGCGTTGCAGATGTTTTTGCTAATTTGTTATTATTACAAAGCATGTTGATTAAAGAAGATTTGCCCACATTACTTCTTCCAATAAACGCAAATTCAGGTATAGTTCCCTTAGGACAATCTGCTAATGCTGCCGCGCTTTTTTTAAATATGGCTTTTGAAATAATCAAGCTCTGTTTTGTAACTCTTTAATATAAGTGTTTAAATGCCGGTCTTTTTTACTTTCGTAAATATCAGCAATCGTAACCAAAATACCGGTTTCTTCCACTCCGCCAAATGTTGGGTTGATGGCAGTACCAAAACTTTTCATGGTTGGACTTAAATTCATATATGCATTAACCAAAGGCGGAATATTTTCGCCCAAGGCTCTTACGTTTTTGTTTAAGAGTGCATGTCCTTCTTTGTAATTTAATTTAGCAAGTTCATTTAAAAATTCAGTGACATCAGATTTTAATTCAACAGTATGAATTGGAGTAACCATGTTGTCGGGGTCCGGAAAATAATGTTTTAAAAAGGATAAAATATAATCTCTGGCCTGCACATTAAAATCGGTATACATGGTTACCTTACCGTAAAAATGTTTCTGTGACGGATTATCAATTACGATGGCGCCTAAACCATCCCATAAATTATCTAAGCTGAATAGACCTTTTCGGAATTGTTCACTAGGTTGATAAAGTGGCTGAATAAAGGATCTCCCCAATTCTATGGTATAGGGTAAATACTCTTGGTAAAACTTTTCATGAAAATTAAAGAGTTCAGTAACCGCTAAATGAACTTTACCATTTCGGTATTCCGCATCTTTGCATAAAATAAAACGATATGCCCCAACAATCTCCTTATCCTCCGGATTCCAAACCAATAATTGCTGATAAGGATGTTCACTCACGTCAAATTCATCCAAATCAACCGATTTTCCGGTGCCTCCTCCGGCATGCCTGAAAGTAACTTCCCGTAAACGGCCAATTTCCTGCATCACCTGAGGCGAATTCTTATGATTAATAATATATATTGCATTATTACCATTATTGGTTTTTCTTACAAAACGCTCTTTGTTAAGCTCATCCTGTAAAGCCTCTTTACTGATTTTATCAATTATCGTTTCCATAAAGTTTTTAAAGATACATTTAATAACGAAGAATATGCGCATTTCAAAATTAAGAAAAGTATTTTTGTATCTTTAGTTTTTAAATGGAAAAGGGAATAATTATAAGTTGTATTTTTTTTATTTTTTGCTTAATTCCGTTTAATTATTTTTCCCAGAATTCTTACACTTTCACATCATCCAATCAACCCGAAAGTTGTTATAAAGGTGCAGCCGGAGTGCAAATTGATGGAATACAAACTAATGACACCATTACGTTAAGTTGGAGCAACGGACAATCGGGCGTATTCTCAATCAATGAATTGGTAGCAGGAGATTATAATGTGATTATTAATATTAAAAATAAATTGGATACAACAATAAATTTCAAAATAGAAAAAATCGAATGTGAGATTATATTTGAAAGTCATTTTACGCCTAACGGCGATAATTACAATGATACGTGGGAAGTTTATCGTACCGAGTTTTACCCCGAATTTGAATTATACATCTTTAATAAATGGGGACAGCAGGTTCATAAAATAAACAACACTTTTAAGCCCTGGGATGGCAAATCGGGTGGGCTAAACGCTGCGGATGGAACTTATTATTATGCATTTTATTTTAAAGCCAATGACGGTAAACCATTAAAGGGAAGCTTTACTTTATTAAGATGAAAAAGTGTAAGTACATATTTCTCTTTTTAATCTGTGGTAAAATTATAAACGCACAGCAATTTCCGCAATACACGCAGTTTACGTTTAATAAAATTGGTTACAATCCGGCTTCTTCGGGTACTTCACTGGCAGCACCGTTTGAAATAATATTTGGGGCAAGAACTCAATATATAGGTGTACCTAACAACCCCAAATCAACCTTTGTTTCATTTAATTATAATTTTGTTCCGCCACGCGCTTATAGTAAATGGCATAATGTGGGCATGTATATTGATCAGGATCAAAACGGAAATTTTGTACACAATGATGTTTGGTTGTCATATACCTTTCATAAAGTTATTGCCAGTAAAACGGTTTTAGCGGCCGGCGTATTTGCCGGTATAAAACAGTATCGTTTAGCTTTAAATAATTTGGATAGAAATGATCCCGCCGTGCAAAATAGTGCCGGCTCAATTATTGCCTATCCGGATATAGTTCCAGGTATCCGAATTACCAAACGTAATTTTTTTGCCGGTATTTGTTTACAACAGGTAAGTATTTATTCGCAAAAAGGGATAGGTGGAAAAATCGGAAGCCCTTCACGTGTTTGGCCTCACTATAATTTCACTACCGGAATTAAAACCAAATTAAATTATTATAATTCCCTAGTTATTGCAGCCAATGTAAAAGGATCTTTTACCGGCGTTCCTTCGGCTGAATTAAATATAATGGATTATGTAAGCAAACTAGTTGGTTTTGGCGTAAGTATTCGAAATAAAAATTTTGTATGCGGAATAATACAATTTAGATTAGCCAGAAAGTTTAATGTAGGATTAGCTTATGACTTGGCCATAAATAAAATGTTTAAAGCCGCACCCCACACGGGCGAAGTCATGATTGCATTCACACCTGTTTTCAATGGTGAAACTATCAGCAAAAAAACCGCAAGAGTAGTTGATGATTGTACATTTTAAATAAAAAAGAATATTCTTTTTTTCCAGTTTTATCGAAATAAGCTCCACTTAACAAACAGAAAGCACCGCTTTTAAGATTCCCTAAAATAATTTATGGAATCGGACTTAACTTTACATCATAATAGTAAATCAATCATTAAAATTCAATGTTATGAGCTACTTACTAAACAACCAGCAAAAAATGAACGAGATTATTTTTATGAATAAAAATAGATCATACGGGGCCTACATCCTTCGTTCGCAGTATGGAAATACAGTGGTAAAAGCACTCTCCTGGATGATTTTGGGAATGGGTTTAATATTAAGTATGGCTTATTACAGCGTTCATCGGGGAGATTCATTCAGCAATGAACAAATTATCCCGACTGATATACCAAATTTTAAAGAAGTAATTTTTAATTTGGAAAAACCACAACCCAAAGCTGCACCCGATCCGGCTCCTAAACCTAAAAGTGCATCTGCAGTTTCTTCGGCAATTAGTACCAATATTTCCGATACAGCGGTAGTTAATACGAATACCGTTACGAATGAAAATATGAATTTGGGTAGCAGCAATACAAGCTCCTCAACAAATGTAAGTACCACCAATACGAATTCGGGAACAGGAAGTGAAACAGGAACATTAACAACAGGAGGAAACAATGAAGTGCATATGATTGCCGATTCTTCTCCTGAATTTGAAGGCGGTTTAAAAGCACTTTACGCCCACCTGAGTTCACATTTAAAATTCCCGGAACAAGCTCGGGATGCCGGAAAAGATGGAACGGTACATGTGCGATTTGTTGTAGATGAAAATGGAAAAGTATCCAAAGCCGAAGCATTAAATAAAGTGGGTTTTGGAATGGAAGTGGAAGCTATTCGGGTGGTAAGTAGTATTCCTGCATTTAAAAAACCCGGCATGATGAATGGAAAACCGGTGAAAGTGTATTATACCTTACCCATCAGCTTTAAATATCGTTGAGTTTTGTCTGCCTCAATTGTAAGGATTGTTGAGGTTTTTTACATAACAAAAAAGGGCTTTTTTAAAGCCCTTTTCTTTTATCCTAAAAGTTGTTTCACTAATGCAGAAACAATTTTATTATCTGCTTTTCCGGCAAAGGCTTTGGAGGCTGCGCCCATTACTTTACCCATATCACCCGCACCGTTAGCGCCTACTTGTGTAATTATTTTTTGAAGTTCTGCTTTTATTTCTTCTTCACTTAATTGTTTAGGAAGATAGGCTTCCATAACATTCGCTTGAAAAAGTTCGGTTTCTTCTAAATCTGCCCGGTTTTGCGTTTTATAAATTTCAGCACTTTCTTTACGCTTCTTCACTTCTTTTTGAAGGGCCTTGTTCACCGAATCTTCGCTTAAACCTTCCGGTGAGGTTTTTAATAAAAGGATAACTGATTTTATAGCTCTTAAGGCTTCCAGTTTTTTTGCCTCTTTGGCCAGCATGGCGGATTTAATATCCGTATTTATTTGTTCTTCAATATTCATAATTAGGATTTGCTTGAAATAAAACCGCCCTTCCGGTTTATCCGAAAGGGCGGAAATAAAAATGAGTTTATTAATGATTAACAGTAATTCTTCCAGACTTAAGCGAGCGATTACCGCCATCGGTTAATTTGAATAGATACAAACCATTATTGTAATCGCTTACATTCAACTGTGCTTTGCCGTTTTGAAGTAAAATAGATTCTACCTTTTTACCGGTTAAATCAAAAATATCCACTTGCTTGGCTAAATCACTTGGGGTACTAAAATTCACTTGTGTGCTGGCAGGATTTGGGAAAACATTGAGGTTAATGTTTTGAACGCTGTTATCCTTAATACCCACCGTATTGTAGTTTTTCTGAACGTAGGCATATTTCTGAACAGATGTACCTAAACCAGAAAGGGTTGAGGTATTAATGGTAACAATAGGATATTTAGAATCTGATAAAGAATAAAAGTCTTCAACCACCTGTTGGGCATTGCCCGGAATTCCTCCGGCTGTAAAGCTAATTACTACACCGGTAGTTACTCTAATAACATTGCTGAAGGTTTTTGCAGGTAGAGCCATAGTTCCTGTAGCAAGTGCAGTTACAGTACATACACCGGTAAATGTTCCACTTTGGCCTAATGTAGTAATCGAACCGGAAATAGGACTAGTTGTACCGCCATTTAAAGAAGTAGGATAAGCCATATAGGAAGCAGCGTTAGCAAAACGCAACTCGGCTGAAATATCGCCTAAAGTTAAATTTCCACCCCAGTATTTTAAATCATTGGCAGTAGAACTATAAAACGAACCCGGTAAAGTGGACGAGCTTACTGCAACACTTGCAGATGGCCAAATGGTATTACTTGATGCAGTAACCGTATAATTTTGACCTAAAGAACTATGTGTAACAATTGCGAAACTCCAACTTTCAGAAGCTGTGTTTGATCCTGCACTAACTGTAGTTGAATCAATTTGCCAGGTTCCGTATTGGTCTCCTTGTAAGGGTTCGTGATTAGCTTTGGTGATGGTAATTTGAGCCTGAACGTTTAATAAAACAAAGCTCAATAAAATAAGTGAATAAATTTTTTTCATATTTTTTAATTGTATAAGCAAATATATAAAAAATTGCCCTTGTTTTTAGCGTTTTAAAAAGCTTAGATTAATTTCAATAATTTTAACACTTTTTCAATGTCGCCCGGCGTGTCAATACAATGGCTGTCAAAATTGGTTTCTGCGCATTTAATCGCATAGCCATTTTCAATCCATCGGAGTTGTTCCAAAGACTCGGCTTTTTCAAGTGAAGAGGGCTTGAGTTGTGTAATTTCGGCTAAAATGTTCGCTTTGTAAGCATACATACCTACATGACGGTAATAGTTAAATTGGCTGTGCCATTGTTTTTCATTCACGCCTTTTAAATATGGAATAACGTTTCTGCTGAAATAAATAGCTTCGTTTTTGTGGTTTAATGTAATTTTTACTTCTCCGGCATCAAACAAGGTTTCGTAATCATTACACTTAATCATTTGCGTTGCAATTTTTGTTTTGCCATCACATATAGCGGCGAGTGAATTTATTTGTTCGGGATCAAGAAAAGGTTCATCGCCTTGAATATTTAAAACGTAATCGTAATTTTTATTATTTAACACGTAAGCCTCATAACACCGGTCGGTTCCGCTAATGTGTTCTGTTTTGGTCATCACTGTTTTTGCTCCGAATTCATGGGCGTGATTCATAATTCTTTCATCATCGGTAGCTATAATAACTTCAGCTAAACTTTTTGCTTTTGTAGCTTGTTCATATACTCTTTGCAACATGCTTTTGCCGTGAATTAAAGCCAGGGCTTTACCCGGAAAACGGGTAGAGGCATAGCGTGCCGGTATAATGCCTATAATTTTCATGTGTTGCTTATTGATTTCAAAAATAAGTAAAAAGTATTAGGTAACTTAGCAAAATATTATGAAACGGTTTGGTTATTATTTTTATCCCGTTTTAATACCGGCGATATTGTTGTGCTCCTTTTCAGGTAAAGACGAGGTTAATGCAGTTAAATTATTATCGCAAATGAACGATTCCATCAAAAATATCCAAACTTTACGCGTGAAAATTTTTGCACTGGAACGAATAGAGAAAAAGTATTTATCAGCCAATTCAGAAATCAAACTGCAAACGAGTCCCCGAAAATTATATTTCATCAATCCCCAAAAGAAACTGGAAATTTTATTTATTGAAAAGGAAAATGGAGATAAAGCCATAGTTAAACCGCATGTTTTTCCGTATTTCACCATGTTATTGGATCCGCGTGGAAATCTGATGCGCAAAAATCAACATTATACCATACATGAACTGGGATTTGATTTTATAGGCAAATCGGTAGCCTTAACAATTAGCAAAGATAAAGAAGGTACCAAACATTTCCGTTACCATGGATTAGTAACCCGAAACGGTAAAAAATGCCATTACATTGAATATGAAAATAAATCGTATGGTTATGTAAATTATGTGGTAAAAGAGAAAGAGACTGTGACTTCTATTGCTTACACAAATATTGTAAATGATTACTTAATCCGATATCACAATGATTTGGTAAATGATTTCGGGTATTTAAAAAAGGGGAGAACAATTCAAATTCCAAATTTGTACTGTAAAAAAGCGGTTCTTTTTATTGATGAGAAAATGATGTTACCCATTGAGATTTCTCTTTATGATGAAATGGGAATATTTGAAAATTATACATTTTCTGATATTGTGAAAAACGGAGTTATTAATACTGAAGAATTTTCGCGACAATAAAAACTATCACTTTTAATTTAAAGCGCCTTCATTAACTCCTGATATAGTTTTATCATGGCTTCAATATCTTTTTTATGTACTTTCTCATCCGGGGTATGTACATTTTCTTCGGCTGCACCCACAAAACACCAATCCCAGGGATTGTCACTCATTTGCAAAGGCCCGGCATCGCTTCCTCCAGCACCTTCTACTTCCAATTGATATTTGCAGTTTGTTTTTTTCGCTATGGATAAAATTTTATTTACAAAACTTTTACGTGGAATTAAACTATCTCTTAAACTAATAACCGGTCCTTTTGCAAATTTTACTCCATCCGAAATCCAACTGATGTCCGAAATTAATGCCTGAGTAATCTTGTATTTTTTTTGCAAAAATTTTTGCAGATACTGTACGCTGCCTCCTCCATGTTCTTCGTATGTACTAAATACTATGGCTCCGTTTTTTAAAGTTTCGGCAACTTTGAGTGCGTTATAAATGCCCAAACGGTTATCCATATAACAACATTGAATAAAATCTTTCGATTCTCTCCAATTGGGTTTAAAACTCAAATCGGTTCCTGTTTCAAAATTTCTTTTCCCTTTGTACTCCAGTTTTTTTACTCCGGTTTTTTTATTTTCTGTTACTTTAAGTTCAACTTCCTGTATTCCCTTACTGTC
This window of the Sphingobacteriaceae bacterium genome carries:
- a CDS encoding YihA family ribosome biogenesis GTP-binding protein; this encodes MIISKAIFKKSAAALADCPKGTIPEFAFIGRSNVGKSSLINMLCNNNKLAKTSATPGKTKLLNFFLINERWHLVDLPGYGYAKSSKSDLEKFEKLISDYCLRRENLSCLFILIDSRLPLQHIDLEFMQWCALKEIPFAILYTKADKNSKNELAKNINKIEKELLNHWNELPNSFITSAEKRTGKEDVLEFIQHLLNEIKDEEE
- a CDS encoding GNAT family N-acetyltransferase, which produces METIIDKISKEALQDELNKERFVRKTNNGNNAIYIINHKNSPQVMQEIGRLREVTFRHAGGGTGKSVDLDEFDVSEHPYQQLLVWNPEDKEIVGAYRFILCKDAEYRNGKVHLAVTELFNFHEKFYQEYLPYTIELGRSFIQPLYQPSEQFRKGLFSLDNLWDGLGAIVIDNPSQKHFYGKVTMYTDFNVQARDYILSFLKHYFPDPDNMVTPIHTVELKSDVTEFLNELAKLNYKEGHALLNKNVRALGENIPPLVNAYMNLSPTMKSFGTAINPTFGGVEETGILVTIADIYESKKDRHLNTYIKELQNRA
- a CDS encoding gliding motility-associated C-terminal domain-containing protein, whose product is MEKGIIISCIFFIFCLIPFNYFSQNSYTFTSSNQPESCYKGAAGVQIDGIQTNDTITLSWSNGQSGVFSINELVAGDYNVIINIKNKLDTTINFKIEKIECEIIFESHFTPNGDNYNDTWEVYRTEFYPEFELYIFNKWGQQVHKINNTFKPWDGKSGGLNAADGTYYYAFYFKANDGKPLKGSFTLLR
- a CDS encoding PorP/SprF family type IX secretion system membrane protein; amino-acid sequence: MKKCKYIFLFLICGKIINAQQFPQYTQFTFNKIGYNPASSGTSLAAPFEIIFGARTQYIGVPNNPKSTFVSFNYNFVPPRAYSKWHNVGMYIDQDQNGNFVHNDVWLSYTFHKVIASKTVLAAGVFAGIKQYRLALNNLDRNDPAVQNSAGSIIAYPDIVPGIRITKRNFFAGICLQQVSIYSQKGIGGKIGSPSRVWPHYNFTTGIKTKLNYYNSLVIAANVKGSFTGVPSAELNIMDYVSKLVGFGVSIRNKNFVCGIIQFRLARKFNVGLAYDLAINKMFKAAPHTGEVMIAFTPVFNGETISKKTARVVDDCTF
- a CDS encoding energy transducer TonB, producing the protein MSYLLNNQQKMNEIIFMNKNRSYGAYILRSQYGNTVVKALSWMILGMGLILSMAYYSVHRGDSFSNEQIIPTDIPNFKEVIFNLEKPQPKAAPDPAPKPKSASAVSSAISTNISDTAVVNTNTVTNENMNLGSSNTSSSTNVSTTNTNSGTGSETGTLTTGGNNEVHMIADSSPEFEGGLKALYAHLSSHLKFPEQARDAGKDGTVHVRFVVDENGKVSKAEALNKVGFGMEVEAIRVVSSIPAFKKPGMMNGKPVKVYYTLPISFKYR
- a CDS encoding GatB/YqeY domain-containing protein; protein product: MNIEEQINTDIKSAMLAKEAKKLEALRAIKSVILLLKTSPEGLSEDSVNKALQKEVKKRKESAEIYKTQNRADLEETELFQANVMEAYLPKQLSEEEIKAELQKIITQVGANGAGDMGKVMGAASKAFAGKADNKIVSALVKQLLG
- a CDS encoding T9SS type A sorting domain-containing protein, whose product is MKKIYSLILLSFVLLNVQAQITITKANHEPLQGDQYGTWQIDSTTVSAGSNTASESWSFAIVTHSSLGQNYTVTASSNTIWPSASVAVSSSTLPGSFYSSTANDLKYWGGNLTLGDISAELRFANAASYMAYPTSLNGGTTSPISGSITTLGQSGTFTGVCTVTALATGTMALPAKTFSNVIRVTTGVVISFTAGGIPGNAQQVVEDFYSLSDSKYPIVTINTSTLSGLGTSVQKYAYVQKNYNTVGIKDNSVQNINLNVFPNPASTQVNFSTPSDLAKQVDIFDLTGKKVESILLQNGKAQLNVSDYNNGLYLFKLTDGGNRSLKSGRITVNH
- the kdsB gene encoding 3-deoxy-manno-octulosonate cytidylyltransferase, with the translated sequence MKIIGIIPARYASTRFPGKALALIHGKSMLQRVYEQATKAKSLAEVIIATDDERIMNHAHEFGAKTVMTKTEHISGTDRCYEAYVLNNKNYDYVLNIQGDEPFLDPEQINSLAAICDGKTKIATQMIKCNDYETLFDAGEVKITLNHKNEAIYFSRNVIPYLKGVNEKQWHSQFNYYRHVGMYAYKANILAEITQLKPSSLEKAESLEQLRWIENGYAIKCAETNFDSHCIDTPGDIEKVLKLLKLI
- a CDS encoding DUF1571 domain-containing protein; amino-acid sequence: MKRFGYYFYPVLIPAILLCSFSGKDEVNAVKLLSQMNDSIKNIQTLRVKIFALERIEKKYLSANSEIKLQTSPRKLYFINPQKKLEILFIEKENGDKAIVKPHVFPYFTMLLDPRGNLMRKNQHYTIHELGFDFIGKSVALTISKDKEGTKHFRYHGLVTRNGKKCHYIEYENKSYGYVNYVVKEKETVTSIAYTNIVNDYLIRYHNDLVNDFGYLKKGRTIQIPNLYCKKAVLFIDEKMMLPIEISLYDEMGIFENYTFSDIVKNGVINTEEFSRQ
- a CDS encoding M20/M25/M40 family metallo-hydrolase, with product MCHIPATSGNEIAMKQFLLYYIKSHVSEWKTKPVIYEGKGFGDNIILVFGKPRTAIFAHMDNIGFTVRYGKGLVKIGGPVAKSGFQLIGQDSKGIQEVELKVTENKKTGVKKLEYKGKRNFETGTDLSFKPNWRESKDFIQCCYMDNRLGIYNALKVAETLKNGAIVFSTYEEHGGGSVQYLQKFLQKKYKITQALISDISWISDGVKFAKGPVISLRDSLIPRKSFVNKILSIAKKTNCKYQLEVEGAGGSDAGPLQMSDNPWDWCFVGAAEENVHTPDEKVHKKDIEAMIKLYQELMKAL